The Aeoliella mucimassa genome includes the window GCTGCTGGCGCTGGCCGCGACCAAGCCTTACTTGAGTAACTGGAACTTGCTCACCGGCGGACCGCAAATGCATCGCGTGCTGGTGATTGATGCGACGATGTCGATGCAGTACGCCGAGGGAGAGCAGTCGAGCTTTGCCCGGGCCAAGCAGCTTGCGACCGAGATGCTCGACAGCGGCCGCCCTGGCGATGTCTACTCGCTATGCGTGCTAGCCGAGACGTCGGCCGACATCGTGGCCGGCCCCTCGGCCGACCCGCGCCGCATCGCTGCCCAGGTGGGCTCGCTCGAAGCCACCTACGCCTCGGGGCGGCTAGGGGACGTGCTCCCTACGATCGCCGACTTGATGGACCAGGCCGAGACCAATCATCGCTCCCTGTCCGGGCACGAGGTGCTGTTCTTTAGCGACGCGGCCAAGCATACCTGGCAGTCGGCCACCGCAGGGCAGGCCGACCAGAGTACTTTGGCCGAGCTAACTGAACGGGCGCAGGTGACGCTGGTGGACGTGGGTCCCGCGGAGCCAACCGGCGTTTCCATTCATCATTTGCGTGTCGCCAGCGGACTTTCGACTACGGCCGAACCGTTGCATCTGGTGGCCGACGTTACCAACTATGGCGATACCCCGGTGAGCGACTTGCCAGTGCAGTTGCTAGTGCAGGGAACCAGTATCGACGAGCAGGTGCTCACGCTGCCGGCCAACAGCACGTTGCCAGTGGAGTTCGACGCCCGCTTCACCGAGTCGGCCTGGCAGAGCCTTTCGGTCCGCACGCGGGGCGATGCCCTGGCGGCCGACGACCAAGCGTGGCTAGCGCTCGACGTCCGGCCTAGCGTACGAACGCTGGTGGTCGAAGGCACCCCCCGCGCGGCCAGGTACCTGCGGCACGCCCTCGACCCCGGCGGCGGCACCGCTTCGCCGGTACAGGTGGTGGTCGCTGCTGAAGGGGCATTGGTCGATCAGCCGCTGGTGGACTTCGACTGCATCTTCCTCTGCAACATCGCCCAATTCACTCCCGCCGAACGCACGTTGCTCGAACGGTACGTGCTGCAGGGGGGGAGCTTGATCTTCGTGCTCGGCGATCGCGTAATGGCCGATAGCTATAACCAACCGCTGGCTGCCTCTCCACTAGGCTGGGGCGACTGGGCCTTGGCTTCGGCCGCCGGTGATTGGGGGCTCACACTGCAATTGCCGCCAGTTGAATCTCCTGCAGCAGCGAATGCAGGGTGGTTGCCGGCCGGCGTCGGACCGCTCAAAGCCAACCAGCAGCCAGGCATCGATCCGTTGGAGTATCGTCATCCTATCGCCGCGGCGTTTCTCGATCACGAGCGGGCGGGATTGCTCTCGACTCCTGTCTCGCGGTACTTCCAGCTTCAGCCCACTAGCACTGCGCAGGTGGCTTTGGCCTTGCCCAACGGCGACCCGCTGCTGGTGACCAGCAAGCATGGGCAAGGCATGGTAGCCATGCTGGCGACGACCGCTACGCTCGACACGGTCGACCCCAATACCAATCAGCCTTGGACCCTGATGCCTGCCTGGCCGAGCTTCCTACCGATTGTTCGCGAACTGGTCGCTTTCGGGCTGGCGGCAACGTGGGCCGACGACCAAGCCGAGATCGGTCAGGCGATCGCCGGGCCGGTGCCAGCGAGCTTTTCGGCAACCACGCTCAAAGTCGAGCGTCCCGATCAGCAAACGGCCGAGGTGCCGATTATTCGCGAGGATGCGACCGCCAATTGGCAGTACGTGTCGACCAACCTGCCAGGCATCTACACGGCCGGCGACTCGCTCGCTCGCGTTGCGGTGAATGTACCCGCGATGGAAAGCGATCTGACTCGCGTCGACCAATCGTTACTCCCCGAAGCAGTACAGGTGCAATCGGCCCCGCCCGATGCCTCGGTCGCTGGGGAGTCGCTGGCTACGAACACATCGCTCCATCGCACGTTCCTTTATTTCGTGCTGGTGTTGCTGTTGATCGAGCCGCTCATGGCGTGGTGGTTCGCAGGGAGGGCTGTGTAGCCATGCCGAATCTCTGGCCATTGCTCGCCCAAGCCGCCTCGCAAACCGAACGCGAGATCTTCACCCATTGGACCTGGGCTCCGTGGGCCACGGTGCTATTCGCAGTGCTGGTGATCGTCGGAATCGGCTACCTGTACTCTCGCGAGACCTCGCCGGCGGGCCGGGCTTATCGCGTGTTGCTGGCCACGCTACGCTTGGTGGCCATTGCGTTGGTGCTGGTGATGATCAGCGAGCTGATGGTTTCCACTTCGCAAACCGGTTTGCCGCGACTTGTGGTGCTGCTCGACCGCTCGGCTAGCATGAATCTGCCAGCTGCGAATGCGTCGAACGAAAGCCGACTCGACCTCGCCCGACAGTTGCTCGTGGCCGATCAGGCGGAGTGGATTCGGCAGCTCGAATCGCGGTACGAGATCGACCTCCGTCTCGTCGGCGATGGCACCCAACCGATCGACTCCCTGGCGGACGATCAGCTGACAGGCGAACTCGAGACCCTCGATGCCGACGAGGCCGCCGCTCGCACTTCGCGACTCGGCGATGCATTATCGGCTGCCATCGATCAACGAGGCGATGTGCTACCGGCCGCGGTGGTGCTGCTGAGTGATGGTCGGACCACCGCTGGGCGTTCGCTCGACGAAGCCCGCCAGGTGGCTCGCCGCCGCGGGGTGCCGG containing:
- a CDS encoding BatA domain-containing protein: MISIPLAFGFGNLAMLGWLGAAAAPILIHLWMRHTHRDTPWAAMEFLRQAIQRNSRRLKLQQWLLLAIRTLLLVLLALAATKPYLSNWNLLTGGPQMHRVLVIDATMSMQYAEGEQSSFARAKQLATEMLDSGRPGDVYSLCVLAETSADIVAGPSADPRRIAAQVGSLEATYASGRLGDVLPTIADLMDQAETNHRSLSGHEVLFFSDAAKHTWQSATAGQADQSTLAELTERAQVTLVDVGPAEPTGVSIHHLRVASGLSTTAEPLHLVADVTNYGDTPVSDLPVQLLVQGTSIDEQVLTLPANSTLPVEFDARFTESAWQSLSVRTRGDALAADDQAWLALDVRPSVRTLVVEGTPRAARYLRHALDPGGGTASPVQVVVAAEGALVDQPLVDFDCIFLCNIAQFTPAERTLLERYVLQGGSLIFVLGDRVMADSYNQPLAASPLGWGDWALASAAGDWGLTLQLPPVESPAAANAGWLPAGVGPLKANQQPGIDPLEYRHPIAAAFLDHERAGLLSTPVSRYFQLQPTSTAQVALALPNGDPLLVTSKHGQGMVAMLATTATLDTVDPNTNQPWTLMPAWPSFLPIVRELVAFGLAATWADDQAEIGQAIAGPVPASFSATTLKVERPDQQTAEVPIIREDATANWQYVSTNLPGIYTAGDSLARVAVNVPAMESDLTRVDQSLLPEAVQVQSAPPDASVAGESLATNTSLHRTFLYFVLVLLLIEPLMAWWFAGRAV